One window of Sporocytophaga myxococcoides DSM 11118 genomic DNA carries:
- a CDS encoding phospho-sugar mutase: MEGTLIESTKIDKATKDRINQWLNGNYDSQTKDEIKGLIKGGKEDELIDSFYKDLEFGTGGLRGIMGVGSNRMNKYTIGMATQGLSNYLKKSFPGEQLKVAIAHDSRNNSDYFAKITAEVFSANGIKVYFFKALRPTPELSFAVRLLGCHSGVVLTASHNPKEYNGYKAYWKDGAQMIAPHDKNTITEVQNIKDVSDIKFQRNDALIENIGEEIDSKYLDMIHSLSISKDAIKRQKDLKIVFTPIHGTGIVLVPDVLKKFGFTNINVVEEQSKPDGNFPTVVYPNPEEPDALSLALKKAKEIDADILMGTDPDSDRVGIAVKNHKGEFQLLNGNQTGSLLLNYLINAWKEAGKIKGKEFIVKTIVTTYLIDKIAADNGVKCYNTLTGFKYIAALIGELEGKELFIGGGEESYGYLVGDQVRDKDAISSCAFIAEMAAYAKDKGVSLFDMMRDMYVKYGFYKEKLISLTKKGKSGAEEIQQMMKDLRNNPPKVVAGSALIQLKDYQAQTIKDLKTGKETPTNLPKENVLQFLTEDGTLVSARPSGTEPKIKFYISVNTPLSKKEDYDKVNIELDKKIESVINDMNLK, translated from the coding sequence ATGGAAGGCACATTAATTGAGTCAACAAAAATCGACAAAGCAACGAAAGACAGGATTAATCAGTGGCTGAATGGCAACTATGATAGTCAGACGAAAGATGAAATCAAAGGTCTTATTAAAGGAGGAAAAGAAGACGAGCTGATTGACAGTTTTTACAAAGATCTCGAATTCGGTACTGGCGGTCTTAGAGGTATCATGGGTGTTGGTTCAAACAGAATGAACAAATACACAATCGGGATGGCGACCCAAGGCTTAAGCAATTATCTGAAGAAAAGCTTTCCGGGTGAGCAACTTAAGGTTGCTATTGCTCATGATAGTAGAAACAACAGCGATTACTTTGCTAAAATTACAGCAGAAGTTTTCTCTGCAAATGGTATTAAAGTTTATTTTTTCAAAGCACTCAGACCTACACCTGAGCTTTCTTTCGCAGTAAGACTGCTTGGATGTCACAGTGGAGTGGTTCTTACAGCTTCTCACAATCCGAAAGAATATAACGGATATAAAGCTTATTGGAAAGACGGAGCTCAAATGATTGCTCCTCATGATAAGAATACAATTACCGAAGTACAGAATATTAAAGATGTAAGCGATATCAAATTCCAGAGAAATGATGCGCTTATTGAAAATATAGGTGAAGAAATAGACAGCAAATATCTTGATATGATCCATTCTTTGTCTATCTCCAAAGATGCAATCAAGAGACAAAAAGACTTAAAAATTGTCTTCACTCCTATCCACGGAACAGGTATCGTGCTTGTGCCAGATGTATTGAAGAAATTCGGATTCACCAATATCAATGTTGTTGAAGAGCAGTCTAAGCCAGATGGTAACTTCCCAACAGTTGTTTATCCAAATCCGGAAGAGCCAGATGCACTTTCACTTGCATTGAAAAAAGCAAAAGAGATTGATGCTGACATCCTTATGGGAACAGACCCTGATTCTGACCGTGTAGGTATTGCAGTTAAAAACCACAAAGGTGAGTTTCAATTGTTAAATGGTAATCAGACAGGAAGTTTACTTTTGAATTACCTTATCAATGCATGGAAAGAAGCTGGTAAGATTAAAGGAAAAGAGTTTATTGTTAAGACTATAGTTACTACCTATCTGATAGATAAAATTGCTGCAGACAATGGTGTGAAATGCTATAATACTCTTACAGGATTTAAATATATTGCAGCACTCATCGGAGAGCTTGAAGGTAAAGAGCTGTTTATAGGAGGCGGAGAAGAAAGTTACGGTTATCTTGTAGGAGATCAGGTGAGAGATAAAGATGCTATTTCGTCTTGCGCGTTTATTGCTGAAATGGCAGCCTATGCTAAAGATAAAGGTGTTAGCTTATTTGACATGATGCGTGACATGTATGTGAAATATGGCTTCTATAAAGAAAAACTTATTTCTCTTACCAAAAAGGGCAAATCCGGAGCTGAAGAAATACAGCAAATGATGAAAGACCTTAGAAACAACCCTCCTAAAGTTGTTGCAGGTTCTGCTCTTATTCAGCTGAAAGATTATCAGGCACAAACAATCAAAGATCTTAAGACAGGCAAGGAAACTCCTACCAATCTGCCAAAAGAAAATGTTCTTCAATTCTTAACAGAAGATGGAACGCTTGTTTCTGCCAGACCTTCAGGTACAGAGCCTAAAATCAAGTTCTACATTAGCGTAAATACACCTTTGAGTAAAAAAGAAGACTACGACAAAGTAAATATTGAACTTGACAAGAAAATTGAAAGTGTTATCAATGATATGAATCTTAAATAA